The proteins below are encoded in one region of Methylomagnum ishizawai:
- a CDS encoding YaiI/YqxD family protein, with the protein MMIWVDADACPAAVKSILFRAADRTQVTVTLVANQTIPIPPSPYIRSMRVQKGFDVADNEIVARFAPGDLVVTGDIPLAAEVLRKGGQALSPRGEAFSADTIGARLNMRDFLDTLRASGIQSGGPGALKPKDIQAFANALDKFLARR; encoded by the coding sequence ATGATGATCTGGGTCGATGCCGACGCCTGTCCCGCCGCCGTCAAGAGCATCCTGTTCCGGGCCGCCGACCGGACCCAGGTGACCGTCACCCTGGTCGCCAATCAAACCATTCCCATCCCACCGTCCCCATACATCAGGTCCATGCGGGTCCAGAAGGGATTCGACGTGGCCGACAACGAGATCGTCGCGCGCTTCGCGCCCGGCGACCTCGTGGTCACCGGCGATATTCCCCTGGCGGCCGAAGTGTTGAGGAAGGGCGGCCAGGCGCTCTCGCCGCGCGGCGAAGCCTTCTCGGCGGACACCATCGGCGCGCGCCTGAACATGCGCGACTTCCTCGATACCCTCCGGGCCAGCGGCATCCAGTCCGGGGGGCCGGGCGCGCTCAAGCCCAAGGATATTCAAGCATTCGCCAACGCGCTGGATAAGTTTTTGGCGCGGCGGTGA
- a CDS encoding class I SAM-dependent methyltransferase codes for MPSSNTQHWNPAQYREHARFVSDLGMPVVDWLDPRPGERILDLGCGDGALSLKLVDRGCEVVGVDASADMIAAAQGLGLDARVLDGQSLAFDDEFDAVFSNAALHWMKAPERVIAGVWRALKPGGRFVGEFGGHGNVAVIVAALGSALAARGMAVPNPWYFPRPEEYQKRLESHGFEVARLDLIPRPTLLPGDVGGWLETFAQPYTAALPRAERRDFIAGLVEALRGPLCDANGDWWADYVRLRFSATKPDAA; via the coding sequence ATGCCATCATCGAATACCCAACACTGGAACCCGGCGCAATACCGCGAGCATGCCCGGTTCGTCTCCGACCTCGGCATGCCCGTGGTGGATTGGCTGGACCCCCGGCCGGGCGAGCGGATCCTCGACCTCGGCTGCGGGGATGGCGCGTTGTCCCTCAAACTGGTGGATAGGGGCTGCGAGGTCGTCGGCGTCGATGCGAGCGCGGACATGATCGCGGCGGCCCAAGGCCTCGGGCTGGACGCCCGGGTGTTGGATGGACAATCCCTGGCCTTCGACGATGAATTCGACGCCGTTTTCTCCAACGCGGCATTGCACTGGATGAAAGCGCCGGAGCGGGTGATCGCCGGGGTATGGCGCGCCTTGAAACCGGGCGGGCGCTTCGTCGGCGAATTCGGCGGCCATGGCAACGTGGCCGTTATCGTCGCGGCGCTCGGATCGGCCCTGGCCGCGCGGGGCATGGCGGTCCCGAACCCGTGGTATTTCCCCCGCCCGGAGGAATACCAAAAGCGCCTGGAATCCCACGGCTTCGAGGTGGCACGCCTCGACCTGATTCCCCGCCCCACCCTGTTGCCGGGCGATGTGGGCGGCTGGTTGGAGACGTTCGCCCAACCCTACACCGCCGCCTTGCCGCGGGCGGAGCGGCGGGATTTCATCGCCGGGCTGGTCGAGGCCTTGCGCGGCCCCTTGTGCGACGCCAACGGCGATTGGTGGGCGGACTATGTGCGCCTACGGTTCTCGGCCACGAAACCGGATGCCGCATGA
- a CDS encoding ABC transporter permease, giving the protein MALLSPRLQAQIVKELLSVLRDPKSRAVLTIPPLFQLLIFSFAATLELKHVDIAIHNRDAGRWGYELTARVGAAGFVRAVRPVHGLDQIQDVIDRREVIAALDIPEDFSRNIAARHPARVQVILDGRRANAAQILLGYLNAIVTGLDAGSSLDTGHVAVRHGFNPNLIYRWFIVPSLGGVLVMFVTLLVTALSIARERELGTFDQLLVSPCTPAEIIVAKIVPALLIGTLLGLFMAAAGVFGFGIPFTGSFPLLFASLLLFIVSIVGIGLMISSICDTQQQAILGTFAVGVPAVLVSGFATPVENMPEVLQWLAEAIPLKHYLIILQGSFLKALPPAEVFAHAWPMAVIAVATLSTATLFVRGKLQ; this is encoded by the coding sequence ATGGCCCTGTTATCGCCGCGCCTCCAGGCGCAAATCGTCAAGGAATTGCTCAGCGTGCTGCGCGACCCCAAGAGCCGCGCCGTGTTGACCATCCCGCCGCTGTTTCAATTGCTGATCTTCTCGTTCGCCGCCACCCTGGAACTCAAGCACGTCGATATCGCCATCCACAACCGCGACGCCGGGCGCTGGGGCTATGAATTGACGGCGCGGGTGGGCGCAGCGGGCTTCGTGCGCGCTGTGCGCCCGGTCCATGGCCTGGACCAAATCCAGGATGTGATCGACCGGCGCGAAGTCATCGCCGCCCTCGATATCCCGGAAGACTTTTCCAGGAACATCGCCGCGCGGCATCCGGCACGGGTCCAGGTGATCCTCGATGGCCGCCGGGCCAACGCCGCCCAAATCCTGCTCGGCTACCTCAACGCCATCGTGACCGGGCTGGACGCCGGGTCCAGCCTCGACACCGGCCATGTGGCCGTCCGCCATGGCTTCAATCCCAACCTCATCTACCGCTGGTTCATCGTGCCCAGCCTGGGCGGCGTCCTGGTGATGTTCGTGACCTTGCTGGTGACGGCGCTGTCCATCGCCCGCGAGCGCGAATTGGGCACCTTCGACCAGTTGTTGGTGTCGCCCTGCACGCCCGCCGAAATCATCGTGGCCAAGATCGTCCCCGCCTTGCTCATCGGCACGCTGCTGGGCCTGTTCATGGCCGCGGCGGGCGTCTTCGGCTTCGGCATCCCCTTCACCGGCTCGTTTCCGCTGCTGTTCGCCAGCCTGTTGCTGTTCATCGTCTCCATCGTCGGCATCGGCCTGATGATCTCCTCGATCTGCGACACCCAACAACAGGCCATCCTCGGCACTTTCGCCGTCGGGGTGCCGGCGGTCTTGGTGTCGGGCTTCGCCACCCCGGTGGAGAACATGCCGGAAGTCTTGCAATGGCTGGCCGAGGCCATCCCCTTGAAACACTATCTCATCATCCTGCAAGGCAGTTTCCTCAAGGCGCTGCCGCCCGCCGAGGTGTTCGCCCACGCCTGGCCGATGGCGGTCATCGCCGTCGCCACCCTGTCCACCGCCACGCTGTTCGTGCGCGGCAAGCTGCAATGA
- a CDS encoding efflux transporter outer membrane subunit — MAAKLSCAHPAPSAVLALCALLPGCAVGPDYHPPRPILPAHWQAARDPAAALEPATDAGLQTWWRSFHDPVLDRLMAAARTGNLDLKIALARVGQARAERHASRAGLFPQVSANAVGARLDNLFPVSQPGGSKPLDFFLAGFDAVWEIDVFGRLGRKLEAATAEAEAATEDYRQTWVILCAELARDYTEYRNLRRQLDIVQAHLAAQRHTLELTGQLYREGLATGDVVARAEAQAGDTAARVPALEAQLTEAQHRLEILVGAKPGALASRLAGPGGVPGSDARTLLTTPAETLRRRPDVRGAERALAAATALQGAAFAELFPKISVAAFAGLHNSDLESLFRSSAFAWAGGASLAQPIFNFGRIRAGMDLADARQQAAYFNYERTVLSALHETETALARFLKEERRREQLAVSVGQLQEALRQVDARYRAGLATYLEVLDAQRASLSEESALADSQARTTAYLIALYKALGGAGQGEAEPAEEPIRPWG, encoded by the coding sequence ATGGCCGCGAAACTTAGCTGCGCCCACCCCGCCCCAAGCGCGGTCCTCGCGTTATGCGCCCTGTTGCCGGGCTGCGCGGTGGGACCGGACTACCATCCACCCCGGCCCATCCTGCCGGCCCATTGGCAGGCCGCCCGCGATCCCGCCGCCGCCCTGGAACCGGCCACGGACGCCGGCTTGCAAACATGGTGGCGCAGCTTCCACGATCCCGTGCTGGACCGGCTCATGGCGGCGGCCCGTACCGGCAATCTCGACCTGAAAATAGCCCTGGCCCGCGTCGGGCAAGCCCGCGCCGAGCGCCACGCCAGCCGGGCCGGGCTGTTCCCGCAGGTTTCCGCCAACGCCGTCGGCGCCCGCCTGGACAACCTGTTCCCGGTGAGCCAGCCGGGCGGGTCCAAGCCGCTGGATTTCTTCCTGGCCGGGTTCGACGCGGTTTGGGAAATCGATGTGTTCGGGCGCCTGGGCCGCAAACTGGAAGCCGCCACGGCGGAGGCCGAGGCCGCAACGGAGGACTATCGCCAGACCTGGGTGATCCTCTGCGCCGAACTGGCCCGCGATTACACCGAATACCGCAACCTCCGCCGCCAGTTGGATATTGTCCAGGCCCATCTCGCCGCCCAGCGCCATACCCTGGAGCTGACCGGGCAACTGTACCGGGAAGGCTTGGCCACCGGCGATGTGGTGGCGCGGGCCGAAGCCCAGGCCGGGGACACGGCGGCCCGCGTCCCGGCCCTGGAAGCCCAGTTGACCGAAGCCCAACACCGGCTGGAAATCCTGGTCGGGGCCAAGCCCGGAGCCTTGGCGTCCCGGTTGGCGGGACCGGGCGGGGTGCCGGGTTCGGACGCCCGCACCCTGCTGACCACGCCCGCCGAAACCTTGCGCCGCCGCCCGGATGTGCGCGGCGCGGAACGCGCCCTGGCGGCGGCGACCGCCCTGCAAGGCGCGGCTTTCGCCGAGTTGTTCCCGAAAATCTCGGTCGCCGCCTTCGCGGGATTGCATAACTCCGATTTGGAAAGCTTGTTCCGCTCGTCGGCCTTCGCCTGGGCCGGTGGCGCTTCCCTAGCCCAGCCGATCTTCAATTTCGGGCGCATCCGGGCGGGCATGGACCTCGCCGACGCCCGGCAGCAAGCGGCCTATTTCAACTACGAACGCACGGTGCTGTCGGCCCTGCACGAAACCGAAACGGCGCTGGCCCGGTTCCTCAAGGAAGAACGGCGGCGGGAACAACTGGCCGTTTCCGTCGGCCAGTTGCAGGAGGCGCTGCGGCAGGTGGATGCGCGTTACCGGGCGGGGCTGGCGACCTATTTGGAAGTATTGGACGCCCAACGGGCCAGCCTCTCGGAAGAATCGGCCCTGGCGGATTCCCAGGCGCGGACCACGGCCTATCTGATCGCGCTCTACAAGGCGCTGGGCGGGGCCGGGCAAGGGGAAGCCGAACCGGCGGAAGAACCCATCCGCCCTTGGGGATAG
- a CDS encoding ATP-binding cassette domain-containing protein, protein METAPPPAVAGTGLTKYFGKTEALRGLTLAIHPGRLTGLVGPDGAGKTTLMRLMAGLMRPSGGSLKVLGLDVARDAARIPELTGYMPQRFGLYEDLSVLENLRLYARLRGLEARSLREHFDRLLGFTRLAPFTERLAGRLSGGMKQKLGLACALIASPRLLLLDEPGVGVDPVSRQDLWRMVHALTAEGVAVVWATAYLDEAERCDSVVLLNEGKIEFDGPPAALTARLAERSLCLAAPRQDRRLVLARALDLASVCDGTIQGDSVRVVLRRDAGRAEIQTLADAVEAELVPVAPRFEDGFIDLLGGGPGGTSALAERFGPVALESGFAVECRALTRRFGAFLAADRVDFQVRQGEIFGLLGPNGAGKSTTFKMLCGLLKPSSGEALVAGLNLRTSTSAAKSRLGYMAQKFSLYGLLSVRQNLEFSAGVYGLAGAAKRDRVAEMIEIFHLESYLKASPDQLPLGYKQRLALACAVMHAPPVLFLDEPTSGVDPITRREFWTHINGLVRKGVTVLVTTHFMDEAEYCDRVALMYQAQVIALDTPTALERQAARPGLEQPSMEQAFIHLIEAVDAAADTPRGAA, encoded by the coding sequence ATGGAGACGGCACCGCCCCCCGCCGTCGCCGGCACCGGCTTGACCAAGTATTTCGGCAAGACCGAAGCCTTGCGCGGCTTGACCCTGGCAATCCACCCCGGCCGCCTGACCGGCTTGGTCGGCCCGGACGGGGCCGGCAAAACCACCCTGATGCGGCTCATGGCGGGCCTGATGCGGCCCAGCGGTGGCAGCCTCAAGGTCTTGGGCCTGGACGTGGCGCGGGACGCGGCCCGCATCCCCGAACTCACCGGCTATATGCCCCAACGCTTCGGCCTCTACGAAGACCTGTCGGTCCTGGAGAACCTGCGGCTTTACGCCCGGCTGCGCGGCCTGGAGGCGCGGTCGCTCCGGGAACATTTCGACCGCCTGCTGGGCTTCACGCGGCTCGCGCCGTTCACCGAACGGCTGGCCGGGCGCTTGTCGGGCGGCATGAAACAAAAGCTGGGCTTGGCCTGCGCCTTGATCGCCAGCCCCCGGCTGTTGCTGTTGGACGAACCGGGGGTCGGGGTCGATCCGGTCAGCCGCCAGGATCTATGGCGCATGGTCCATGCCCTGACCGCCGAAGGCGTGGCGGTGGTCTGGGCCACGGCCTATCTCGACGAGGCCGAGCGCTGCGATAGCGTCGTCCTGCTCAACGAGGGCAAGATCGAGTTCGACGGCCCACCCGCCGCCTTGACCGCCCGGCTGGCCGAGCGCAGCCTCTGTCTCGCCGCGCCCCGGCAGGACCGCCGCCTGGTGTTGGCGCGGGCCTTGGACCTGGCCTCGGTCTGCGATGGCACGATCCAGGGCGATTCGGTGCGGGTGGTGTTGCGGCGGGACGCGGGACGCGCCGAAATCCAAACCCTGGCGGACGCGGTGGAGGCCGAACTGGTCCCGGTGGCCCCACGGTTCGAGGACGGCTTCATCGATCTCCTGGGCGGCGGACCGGGCGGCACCTCGGCCCTGGCCGAACGCTTCGGTCCGGTCGCGCTGGAATCCGGGTTCGCGGTGGAATGCCGGGCGCTCACCCGCCGCTTCGGCGCGTTCCTCGCCGCCGACCGGGTGGATTTCCAGGTGCGCCAGGGCGAGATTTTCGGCTTGCTCGGTCCCAACGGCGCGGGCAAATCCACCACCTTCAAGATGCTGTGCGGCTTGCTCAAGCCGAGTTCCGGCGAAGCCCTGGTGGCGGGTTTGAACCTCCGCACCTCGACCAGCGCGGCCAAGAGCCGCCTCGGCTACATGGCCCAGAAATTCTCGCTGTACGGGCTGTTGTCGGTGCGGCAGAACCTGGAATTCTCGGCGGGCGTCTACGGCCTCGCCGGGGCGGCGAAACGCGACCGGGTCGCGGAGATGATCGAAATCTTCCACCTCGAAAGCTACCTCAAAGCCTCCCCGGACCAGTTGCCGCTGGGTTATAAGCAGCGCTTGGCCCTGGCCTGCGCGGTGATGCACGCACCGCCGGTGCTGTTCTTGGACGAACCCACCTCGGGCGTCGATCCCATCACCCGGCGCGAATTCTGGACCCATATCAACGGCTTGGTGCGCAAGGGCGTGACCGTGCTGGTGACCACGCATTTCATGGACGAGGCCGAATATTGCGACCGGGTGGCCCTGATGTACCAGGCCCAGGTGATCGCGCTCGACACGCCCACCGCGCTGGAACGGCAAGCCGCCCGGCCCGGCCTGGAGCAGCCATCCATGGAGCAGGCGTTCATCCACCTGATCGAAGCCGTGGACGCCGCCGCGGACACCCCACGGGGGGCGGCATGA
- a CDS encoding multidrug ABC transporter permease/ATP-binding protein: MNLIGLMFRRFRLGLLGVLLLSVASAGLAVRVMAFVNEGMVQGRIDLETALPYFAGLLAAQFLVATLAQTWMTTLGHRLVYELRRTLVKRVLDTDLERLETLGPARILASLGSDTGHLTSAFIGLPTALYGVVLNVGGFAYLAWLSPPLFQATLAWMALTVAVAWMLLRRTHARVARAREVEDRLYADYQAVIEGRKELALNRERARRLYEEDFERDAIAGRNEETRADLYNGLNENWANSMILGVIGLCFFLAQGAGWADAGVATTYALTLLFLRTPLAGLVTAVPGLIGGSVALAKLKSLELPEYSPAFKVRGWQPPATWARLELDAVTYRYPGEDGFGVGPLHLSLRRGETVFLIGGNGSGKSTFARLLTGLYRPHGGEIRLDGVPIGETRRAGFRRLFAAVFADFHLFQRLLGPDGFEADAADARSWLETLALADKVAIDGGRLDDTRLSQGQRKRLALLLALLEERPILVLDEWAADQDPGFRRFFYTELLPRLKAAGKTVVAITHDEHYFHVADRVLKLDLGEIREAHTG; encoded by the coding sequence ATGAACTTGATCGGTTTGATGTTCCGGCGCTTCCGCCTGGGTTTGCTGGGGGTATTGCTGCTCAGCGTGGCGAGCGCGGGTTTGGCGGTGCGGGTCATGGCCTTCGTCAACGAAGGCATGGTCCAGGGCCGGATCGATTTGGAGACGGCCCTGCCCTATTTCGCGGGCTTGCTCGCCGCGCAATTCCTGGTCGCCACCCTGGCGCAAACCTGGATGACCACCCTGGGCCACCGGCTGGTTTATGAGTTGCGCCGCACCTTGGTCAAGCGGGTGCTGGACACCGACCTGGAACGCCTGGAAACCCTGGGACCGGCCCGTATCCTCGCCAGCCTGGGCAGCGATACCGGCCACTTGACCTCGGCCTTCATCGGCCTGCCCACCGCGCTCTATGGCGTGGTCCTCAATGTGGGGGGGTTCGCCTATCTGGCTTGGCTATCGCCACCGCTGTTCCAGGCCACCCTGGCCTGGATGGCCCTGACCGTGGCCGTGGCCTGGATGCTGCTCCGGCGGACCCACGCGCGGGTGGCGCGGGCGCGGGAGGTCGAGGACCGGTTGTATGCGGATTACCAAGCGGTGATCGAGGGGCGCAAGGAACTGGCGCTGAACCGGGAACGGGCGCGGCGGCTGTACGAGGAGGATTTCGAGCGGGACGCCATCGCGGGCAGGAACGAGGAAACCCGCGCCGATCTTTACAACGGGTTGAACGAGAACTGGGCCAACAGCATGATCCTGGGGGTGATCGGGCTGTGCTTCTTCCTAGCCCAGGGCGCGGGCTGGGCCGATGCCGGCGTGGCTACCACCTATGCGCTGACCCTCCTGTTCCTGCGCACCCCGTTGGCCGGTTTGGTGACGGCGGTTCCCGGCCTGATCGGGGGGAGCGTGGCCTTGGCCAAGCTGAAATCCCTGGAACTCCCCGAATATTCCCCGGCGTTCAAGGTCCGGGGGTGGCAGCCCCCCGCCACCTGGGCCCGGTTGGAATTGGACGCCGTCACCTACCGCTATCCCGGCGAGGACGGCTTCGGCGTCGGTCCTTTGCACCTGAGTTTGCGGCGGGGGGAAACGGTGTTCCTGATTGGCGGCAACGGCAGCGGCAAATCCACCTTCGCCCGCTTGCTGACCGGGTTATACCGTCCGCACGGCGGCGAAATCCGGCTGGACGGCGTGCCCATCGGCGAAACCCGCCGCGCCGGGTTCCGGCGCTTGTTCGCCGCGGTGTTCGCCGATTTCCATTTGTTCCAGCGTTTGCTGGGACCGGACGGGTTTGAGGCCGACGCGGCGGATGCCCGGTCCTGGTTGGAAACCCTGGCCCTGGCCGACAAGGTCGCCATCGACGGGGGACGCTTGGACGACACCCGCCTGTCCCAAGGCCAGCGCAAGCGGCTGGCCCTGTTGCTGGCCCTGTTGGAGGAACGGCCCATCCTGGTGTTGGACGAATGGGCGGCGGACCAAGACCCTGGGTTCCGGCGTTTCTTCTATACCGAGCTATTGCCCAGGCTGAAGGCGGCGGGCAAGACCGTGGTGGCCATCACCCACGACGAACATTATTTCCATGTCGCCGACCGGGTGCTCAAGCTGGACCTCGGGGAAATCCGGGAAGCCCATACCGGGTAG
- a CDS encoding ABC transporter permease has translation MKRWPGPDPRRVWALAWKEALQIVRDPSVILVAFVLPAVMLFLFAYAVSLDIKTVPIGVVLESDGGEAQSLAAAFASTRYFVAVPARDRRAVAADLVGGRLRGFVVIPQDFERRLQGGTPGPWVQVVTDGSQPNTASFVASYAQGVVNAWRASRRTGPAGGGIDLEPRFWFNPEIESRRFLVPGAIAVVMTIIGTLLTALVVAREWERGTMEAILSTPASVGEIIAGKLLPYLALGLGATFLSAAMAVTVFGVPLRGSWLALLALSLAFMFPALGQGLLISTLARNQFIASQLALFSGFLPAFLLSGFLFEIDSMPAPVRALTYIVAARYFVSSLQTVFLAGDVWALLLPNIAALLAIGLALFALVRLKTRKSLDV, from the coding sequence ATGAAGCGGTGGCCGGGACCGGACCCGCGCCGGGTGTGGGCGCTGGCCTGGAAGGAAGCGCTGCAAATCGTGCGCGATCCTTCGGTCATCCTGGTCGCCTTCGTGTTGCCCGCCGTGATGCTGTTCCTGTTCGCCTACGCCGTGTCCCTGGATATTAAAACCGTGCCCATCGGCGTGGTCCTGGAATCCGACGGCGGCGAGGCGCAATCCTTGGCGGCGGCGTTCGCCTCGACCCGTTATTTCGTGGCGGTGCCGGCCCGGGACCGGCGGGCGGTGGCCGCAGACCTCGTGGGCGGACGCCTGCGCGGTTTCGTGGTGATCCCCCAGGATTTCGAGCGCAGGCTACAAGGCGGGACGCCCGGCCCTTGGGTCCAGGTGGTGACCGATGGTTCGCAGCCCAATACCGCCAGTTTCGTCGCCAGCTATGCCCAGGGCGTGGTGAACGCTTGGCGGGCGTCGCGGCGGACCGGGCCGGCCGGCGGCGGCATCGACCTGGAACCCCGGTTCTGGTTCAACCCGGAGATCGAGAGCCGCCGCTTCCTGGTTCCGGGGGCCATCGCCGTGGTCATGACCATCATCGGCACCTTGTTGACCGCCCTGGTGGTGGCGCGGGAATGGGAACGCGGCACCATGGAGGCGATCCTGTCCACGCCGGCCTCGGTGGGCGAGATCATCGCCGGGAAGCTGTTGCCCTATCTGGCGCTGGGCCTCGGGGCCACGTTCCTGTCAGCGGCGATGGCGGTGACGGTGTTCGGCGTGCCCTTGCGCGGCTCCTGGCTGGCTTTGCTGGCCTTGTCCCTGGCCTTCATGTTCCCGGCGCTGGGCCAGGGCTTGCTGATTTCGACCCTGGCGCGGAACCAGTTCATCGCCTCCCAGTTGGCCTTGTTCTCGGGCTTCCTGCCCGCCTTCCTGCTGTCGGGATTTTTATTCGAGATCGATTCCATGCCCGCCCCGGTCCGCGCCCTGACCTATATCGTCGCGGCCCGCTATTTCGTGTCGTCCTTGCAGACCGTGTTCCTGGCCGGGGATGTATGGGCCTTGCTGCTGCCCAATATCGCGGCCCTGCTCGCCATCGGACTGGCCTTGTTCGCCCTGGTCCGCCTGAAGACCCGCAAATCCCTGGATGTATGA
- the hlyD gene encoding secretion protein HlyD has product MKHAKSLIWTALGLATSIAVGGDWLDRRQDRGKDDIVLYGNVDIREVELAFRQAGRLATLAVEEGDAVEPGQGLAELDAQPFRDALAAAEAGERQARAELEKLRRGYRPQEIAEAEQAVRQAEAALEYAAGELGRQGAVVGSGATTRHSYDLARSARDQAAAQWAAARAVWSLRKEGYRREDIAIAEAKLAGAEAAVAQARTALADTRLTAPAPAIVLARVREAGSMVNASAPVYTLSLRDPVYVRAYVDEPHLGRVVPGAEVSLQSDSSGKIYRGRIGFVSPRAEFTPKSVETTELRTDLVYRLRIVVANADPGLRQGMPVTVRVGGGAAGR; this is encoded by the coding sequence ATGAAACACGCCAAAAGCTTGATATGGACAGCCTTGGGCTTGGCCACTTCCATCGCCGTCGGTGGCGATTGGCTGGACCGCCGCCAGGATCGGGGGAAGGACGACATCGTCCTCTACGGCAACGTCGATATCCGGGAAGTGGAACTGGCCTTCCGCCAAGCCGGACGGCTGGCGACCCTGGCCGTCGAGGAGGGCGACGCGGTGGAACCCGGCCAAGGGCTGGCCGAACTCGACGCCCAGCCGTTCCGGGACGCCCTCGCCGCCGCCGAGGCCGGGGAGCGGCAGGCACGGGCCGAATTGGAAAAGCTGCGCCGGGGCTACCGCCCGCAGGAAATCGCCGAGGCCGAACAAGCCGTCCGCCAAGCCGAGGCCGCGCTGGAATACGCGGCGGGCGAACTCGGGCGGCAGGGCGCGGTGGTCGGTTCCGGGGCCACCACCCGGCATAGCTACGACCTGGCCCGTTCGGCGCGGGACCAGGCCGCCGCCCAGTGGGCGGCGGCGCGGGCGGTGTGGTCCCTGCGCAAGGAAGGCTACCGCCGCGAGGATATCGCCATCGCCGAGGCCAAGCTGGCCGGGGCCGAAGCGGCGGTGGCCCAGGCCAGGACGGCCCTGGCCGACACCCGTTTGACCGCGCCCGCCCCGGCCATCGTCCTCGCCCGCGTCCGCGAGGCCGGGAGCATGGTCAATGCCAGCGCCCCGGTGTATACCCTGTCCCTGCGCGATCCGGTCTATGTCCGCGCCTATGTGGACGAACCCCATCTCGGACGGGTCGTACCCGGCGCGGAAGTCAGCCTCCAATCGGATTCTTCGGGCAAAATCTACCGGGGCCGGATCGGCTTCGTTTCGCCCCGCGCCGAATTCACGCCCAAATCGGTGGAAACCACCGAACTCCGTACCGATCTGGTCTACCGCCTGCGCATCGTGGTCGCCAACGCCGACCCGGGCTTGCGCCAGGGGATGCCGGTGACGGTCCGGGTCGGCGGCGGCGCGGCGGGCCGTTGA
- a CDS encoding Lrp/AsnC family transcriptional regulator, with product MALDRYDRMILEALQADGRINNQDLAERIGLSPSPCLRRVRALEADGLIVGYRAHLEAKKLGLTLMALIGISMDQHTPERFANFEAGIADIPEVLECLLIAGQQADYQLKVVVRDMEAYQELLLNRITRIAGVAGVHTSFVLRRVVDRTALPLPG from the coding sequence ATGGCACTCGACCGCTACGACCGCATGATCTTGGAAGCGCTGCAAGCCGACGGACGCATCAACAACCAGGACCTGGCCGAGCGCATCGGGCTGTCGCCTTCGCCTTGCCTGCGCCGGGTGCGGGCCTTGGAGGCGGACGGGCTGATCGTCGGCTACCGCGCCCACCTGGAGGCCAAGAAGCTGGGGCTGACGCTGATGGCCCTGATCGGCATTTCCATGGACCAGCACACCCCGGAGCGCTTCGCCAATTTCGAGGCCGGCATCGCCGATATCCCCGAGGTGCTGGAATGCCTGCTCATCGCCGGCCAGCAGGCCGACTACCAGCTGAAGGTGGTCGTCCGGGACATGGAGGCGTACCAGGAACTCCTCTTGAACCGGATCACCCGCATCGCCGGGGTGGCCGGGGTACATACCAGTTTCGTGCTGCGGCGGGTGGTCGACCGTACCGCCTTGCCGCTGCCGGGATGA
- a CDS encoding YgjP-like metallopeptidase domain-containing protein: MKPNAPSKYLAGYPLALVEQVQRLIDQDQLAGVLLRKYPAPHGVRTDKALYAYVSEIKNTHLRNAGPLSKVMFDGKLQIIQHALGMHTTIARVQGAKLQAKREVRVASVFKDMPEAFLRMIVVHELAHFKARDHDKAFYQLCLRMEPAYHQLEFDVRAYLSHLDATGQPLW; encoded by the coding sequence ATGAAACCGAACGCACCTTCCAAGTATCTTGCCGGTTATCCGCTGGCCCTGGTGGAGCAAGTCCAGCGCCTGATCGACCAGGACCAGCTGGCCGGGGTGTTGCTGCGCAAGTACCCGGCCCCCCATGGAGTACGCACCGACAAGGCGCTGTACGCGTATGTCTCGGAGATCAAAAACACCCATCTGCGGAATGCCGGGCCGTTGAGCAAGGTGATGTTCGACGGCAAGCTCCAGATCATCCAGCATGCCCTGGGCATGCACACCACCATCGCGCGGGTGCAGGGCGCCAAGCTGCAAGCCAAGCGCGAGGTCCGGGTCGCGTCGGTCTTCAAGGACATGCCCGAAGCGTTCCTGCGGATGATCGTGGTCCACGAACTCGCGCACTTCAAGGCGCGGGACCATGACAAAGCCTTCTATCAGCTCTGCCTGCGCATGGAACCCGCCTACCACCAGTTGGAGTTCGATGTCCGGGCCTACCTCAGCCACCTGGATGCCACCGGCCAGCCACTTTGGTAG